One window from the genome of Fulvivirga lutea encodes:
- a CDS encoding CDP-alcohol phosphatidyltransferase family protein, whose product MKPYAYQCKDYSLLTPLFKKIFIEPLIGFIPWAIPANIITIISNAFFYIALYFSFDISLLGNATFFVIPLLLLLYLIGDHLDGAQAKRTKTGSALGEFCDHYLDAFNNGILMLILFNLFSVTNPYLVAVVLVTSYCAHVIVFYEQFKTGWLIFEKVGSLEGVILAIFIIMAASIEPVYQFYVNPLIFGYSAIELLLIGISIGAVGTFVKTVLRTPNVRYSIWMYVVIVSLIAYLGNYVFSVAELTAVVTLYSSLYLGKIMQGHLIDGIERSPGLFTPLFLIIIMGVPSLYEGNTLTVLIIYLVASILLLIYRTFQSLGKFWVWVNPRLENEIS is encoded by the coding sequence ATGAAGCCGTATGCATATCAGTGTAAAGATTATTCTTTGCTTACCCCCTTGTTTAAAAAGATATTTATTGAGCCTTTAATAGGCTTTATTCCATGGGCGATACCGGCCAACATTATTACTATAATCTCAAATGCCTTCTTCTATATAGCGCTTTACTTTTCGTTTGATATTTCACTATTAGGAAACGCCACGTTCTTTGTTATTCCTTTATTGCTGCTACTATATTTAATAGGTGATCACCTAGACGGTGCACAAGCTAAAAGGACTAAAACTGGTTCGGCTTTAGGTGAGTTTTGTGATCATTATTTAGATGCATTTAATAATGGGATATTGATGCTCATTTTGTTTAACTTATTTTCGGTTACAAACCCATATTTGGTAGCCGTTGTACTTGTTACATCATATTGCGCTCATGTAATTGTTTTCTATGAACAATTTAAAACAGGTTGGCTTATTTTTGAAAAGGTAGGATCGTTAGAAGGAGTCATCCTGGCTATTTTTATCATTATGGCTGCCAGCATTGAACCTGTTTATCAATTTTATGTTAACCCATTAATTTTTGGTTATTCTGCCATTGAATTACTGCTTATTGGTATAAGCATTGGAGCTGTAGGCACATTTGTAAAAACAGTATTAAGAACACCCAATGTGCGTTATAGTATTTGGATGTACGTGGTAATCGTATCATTAATTGCTTATCTGGGCAATTATGTGTTCAGTGTTGCAGAGTTAACAGCTGTAGTTACATTATACTCTTCGTTATATCTGGGTAAGATCATGCAAGGTCATCTTATTGATGGTATAGAAAGAAGCCCCGGTCTATTTACACCATTGTTTCTTATTATCATTATGGGAGTTCCATCGCTATATGAGGGGAATACACTTACAGTTTTAATCATCTATTTAGTAGCTAGTATTTTATTATTGATTTATAGAACATTCCAGTCCTTAGGTAAATTTTGGGTTTGGGTTAATCCTCGTTTAGAAAATGAAATTAGTTGA
- a CDS encoding 2-aminoethylphosphonate aminotransferase, translating to MKLVDRKILLNPGPATTTDTVKNAMVVEDICPREEEFGSLIEGIKTDLVKVVHGEGAYKCALFAASGTGGLEAAITSAVPEGKKLLVIENGAYGARMVKIAQTFGIEVVHYQLEYGDYIDVATVEKLLAEDQTISHLAVVHHETTTGMLNPVQKICDIAHNHKVEVIVDCMSSYAGIPIDLREWNAEYIISSSNKCIQGMAGLVFVIFKESLLPSLANQKRSFYFNIYNQYVGFEKTGQMQFTPPVQVCYALRQAINEYFEETEQGRWNRYQNNWDVLVEGLQDLGFSFLLPYDQQSKILLAIIEPKSEKYDFDEMHNFLYEKGYTIYPGKGAKKSTFRLSVLGDLHEEDINGFLSELKRYMGSL from the coding sequence ATGAAATTAGTTGATAGAAAAATATTGTTGAATCCTGGTCCAGCAACTACTACGGATACAGTTAAAAATGCGATGGTGGTAGAAGACATTTGCCCACGCGAAGAGGAGTTTGGCAGTCTGATTGAAGGTATTAAGACCGATCTCGTAAAGGTTGTACATGGCGAAGGTGCATATAAATGCGCATTATTTGCAGCTAGTGGCACCGGTGGATTAGAAGCAGCAATTACATCGGCTGTGCCTGAAGGTAAAAAACTATTGGTTATTGAAAATGGTGCCTATGGCGCTAGAATGGTAAAAATTGCGCAGACTTTTGGCATCGAAGTGGTACATTACCAACTGGAATATGGTGATTATATTGATGTTGCCACAGTTGAAAAATTGTTAGCAGAGGATCAAACAATTAGTCATTTGGCAGTTGTTCATCATGAAACAACTACAGGAATGCTCAATCCTGTGCAAAAAATTTGTGATATTGCCCATAACCATAAGGTAGAAGTTATTGTCGATTGCATGAGCTCTTATGCCGGCATTCCTATCGACTTGCGTGAATGGAATGCAGAATATATTATTTCTTCCTCAAACAAATGTATACAGGGAATGGCAGGCCTTGTATTTGTGATTTTCAAGGAATCTCTTTTGCCATCATTAGCGAATCAAAAAAGGTCTTTTTATTTCAATATTTACAATCAGTATGTAGGCTTTGAAAAAACGGGACAGATGCAATTTACACCACCAGTGCAGGTGTGCTATGCCTTAAGACAGGCTATTAACGAATACTTTGAAGAAACAGAGCAGGGCAGGTGGAATAGGTATCAAAACAACTGGGATGTTTTAGTGGAAGGGTTACAAGACTTAGGCTTCTCATTTTTACTACCTTACGACCAGCAATCTAAAATTCTTTTGGCCATTATAGAGCCTAAAAGTGAAAAGTATGATTTCGATGAGATGCATAACTTCTTGTACGAAAAAGGTTATACAATTTACCCCGGTAAAGGAGCTAAGAAATCCACATTCAGATTGTCAGTTTTAGGAGACTTGCACGAAGAGGATATCAATGGATTTTTGAGCGAGTTGAAAAGATATATGGGCTCTTTATGA
- a CDS encoding glutamine synthetase III family protein, which translates to MAHLRFKALDLANNRSKIKVESQGKISDYFASDVFGLKQMQELLSPDVFKKVKKAIDEGLKIDDDTADAVASAAKSWAISKGATHFTHWFQPLTGSTAEKHDTFFDAHAGIEKFKGTALVQQEPDASSFPNGGIRSTFEARGYTAWDPSSPMFIYGVTLCIPTVFVAYTGEALDNKAPLLKAVEAVDKAATQVCQLFDKKVTRVKASLGCEQEYFVIDKALFASRPDLVMAGRTVFGHNPARGQQLDDHYFGSIPPRIYDFMKDFETSALKLGIPVSTRHNEVAPSQFEVAPVFEDINVATDHNQLLMDVMSKVAERHRLKVLFHEKPFAGLNGSGKHNNWSLITNTGVNLFQPSSSARENLLFLTFLVTTIKAVHDNAELLRASIASAGNDHRLGANEAPPAIMSVFLGSQLNSVLDELEKNGNIKVEKGDNMYMKLGIDKIPPIILDNTDRNRTSPFAFTGNKFEFRAVGSTDNPATPMTILNAIVADQLNDFYSAVQKEMKKGTDKRLAIVGVLRKYIKDSKNVRFEGDGYSEEWVKEAKKRGLANVKDTPRALDAYLSEKSRKLFAKLNILNEIELEARNEIQWENYIMKVQIESRVMGDLVQNHIIPTAVAYQNKLIQNAKGLKEVGVNNKQVVSTIESISKHIEILHTEIENMTEERKRINKIEDTRKKAIAYCDDVKGKYFEKIRYSVDKLELVVDDEDWPLVKYREMLFLR; encoded by the coding sequence ATGGCACATTTAAGATTCAAAGCACTTGATTTGGCTAATAACAGGTCTAAAATTAAAGTGGAATCTCAGGGGAAAATTTCTGACTATTTTGCTTCCGATGTTTTTGGACTCAAGCAGATGCAGGAACTTCTTTCGCCTGATGTATTTAAAAAAGTTAAAAAAGCGATAGACGAAGGTCTTAAGATTGATGATGACACTGCAGATGCAGTTGCTTCAGCAGCCAAATCTTGGGCAATAAGTAAAGGAGCTACTCACTTTACACACTGGTTTCAACCACTAACAGGCTCTACCGCTGAGAAACACGATACATTTTTTGATGCGCATGCGGGAATAGAAAAATTTAAAGGAACTGCTCTTGTGCAGCAAGAACCTGATGCCTCTTCATTTCCAAATGGTGGTATTCGTAGCACATTTGAAGCAAGAGGCTATACTGCATGGGACCCTAGTTCTCCAATGTTCATATATGGCGTTACTCTTTGTATTCCAACAGTTTTTGTAGCGTATACAGGTGAAGCGCTTGACAATAAAGCTCCACTTTTAAAAGCTGTAGAAGCTGTGGATAAAGCCGCAACGCAGGTTTGCCAGCTTTTTGATAAAAAGGTTACACGCGTTAAAGCTTCTTTAGGTTGTGAGCAAGAATACTTTGTAATTGACAAAGCCTTATTCGCAAGCAGACCTGACTTGGTAATGGCGGGCAGAACGGTTTTCGGTCATAATCCTGCAAGAGGTCAGCAATTAGATGATCACTATTTTGGGTCAATACCACCAAGGATTTATGATTTTATGAAAGACTTTGAAACGTCTGCCTTAAAATTGGGAATTCCTGTAAGTACCAGACACAATGAAGTGGCACCAAGTCAATTTGAGGTAGCACCAGTATTTGAAGACATTAACGTGGCTACCGATCATAACCAACTTTTAATGGATGTGATGTCTAAAGTGGCTGAGCGTCATAGATTAAAAGTATTGTTCCATGAAAAACCGTTTGCAGGTTTAAATGGATCAGGAAAGCACAATAACTGGTCGCTGATTACCAATACAGGTGTGAATTTATTCCAACCTAGTTCAAGTGCCAGAGAAAACCTATTGTTCTTAACCTTCCTGGTAACTACAATCAAAGCGGTGCACGACAATGCAGAACTTCTAAGAGCAAGTATCGCTTCTGCAGGTAACGATCATAGGCTTGGAGCCAACGAGGCGCCACCAGCTATTATGTCTGTTTTCTTAGGGTCACAGTTGAATAGTGTACTTGACGAACTTGAGAAAAACGGAAATATAAAAGTTGAGAAAGGGGATAACATGTATATGAAGCTGGGTATCGATAAGATTCCACCGATTATACTTGATAATACAGATAGAAACAGAACTTCTCCATTTGCATTTACAGGTAATAAATTCGAGTTCAGAGCAGTAGGTAGCACAGATAACCCTGCAACACCAATGACTATTTTGAATGCGATTGTAGCTGATCAACTGAATGATTTTTATTCAGCAGTTCAAAAGGAAATGAAGAAGGGTACAGATAAGCGTTTAGCCATTGTTGGAGTGCTTAGAAAATACATTAAAGACTCTAAAAATGTTCGCTTTGAAGGTGACGGTTATTCTGAAGAGTGGGTGAAAGAAGCTAAAAAAAGAGGCTTAGCGAACGTAAAAGACACTCCAAGAGCACTTGATGCTTATTTAAGCGAGAAGTCAAGAAAGTTATTTGCCAAGTTGAATATTTTGAATGAGATTGAGCTTGAGGCACGTAATGAGATTCAGTGGGAAAATTATATCATGAAGGTTCAAATTGAATCGAGAGTGATGGGTGACCTTGTACAGAATCATATTATCCCTACTGCAGTAGCTTATCAGAATAAGTTGATTCAAAATGCGAAAGGATTGAAAGAAGTTGGTGTTAATAATAAGCAAGTGGTATCCACGATTGAGTCAATTTCGAAACATATTGAAATTTTGCACACCGAAATTGAAAATATGACCGAAGAAAGAAAGCGAATCAATAAAATAGAAGATACAAGAAAGAAGGCAATTGCCTATTGCGATGATGTGAAAGGTAAATACTTCGAAAAAATCAGATATTCAGTAGATAAGCTGGAGTTAGTGGTTGACGATGAGGATTGGCCATTAGTTAAATATCGTGAGATGTTATTCTTAAGATAA
- a CDS encoding ATP-binding protein: MLRYLSTILFLTLSLNSIGQVHEGLEIKIYKNTDINASRSNITITEHKSGLLVLANYEGLISYDGNKWRLEFGGEIVPCIYYDSIHNLLLYGGKNHFGYISINSKGLFVLNDLSKLVPEIPSSFITWRIFSTDELVLFSTNKGIFLWEIKEKDSIDYLGNGTRMFYDRTNLYYSQGDSILYLFDGNKRVLKTSIPQEDMRLASVFQQNNSFIFLYDDGNVIGPNIFKSKVNDKILYPFFLKDSSLLFTNAENGIQLFDKNLLEITSLNKENGLADGFTRHAEEDRLGNIWATSTNGLSHVKIGSPWQIQDFSQSQESFQVTFLHNNMFLTATSKHIIKIEEDKQTNLAIDLFQSMDVLDNRIILGTRQGIQLLNLNLEIVDSINLPITAFVKFIDQNHLLVSQSSDTYLFKISNNELKQIKRLNLPHPVFYDSKIHNGKAWFTTKFGEVFIVNVDNGTFEKFSNIDGLDFKRECSLLIIDDQIFTTVGNKLYKFSTKKNSFEYAYTFKEGIIKAIQEIGDNYIVFGENNLNEKFLYEVNFSANSYHIESYKFNNFPFRELEDIDYDGKRYVYFTTADNIYKFDTQNTNYLNTKFNTLIRNVSSIDSTLSRGYYTVYTSSDTIPRISTNQTKEAIPSLTYDYNSIRFEYAATFLELPEKTKYSYSLEGYDKTWSEWTKETTKEYTNLSPGQYTFKVKSLNVFKEEGTTATYTFTILPPWYMTTWAYALFAIGGVLSIWFIVLAYSYRVRLQRRKLKLIVADRTFEVLSQKKEIEKQNEKLKEQFEEIQQQRDDINEKNQELELSQEEILSINERLQELNSSLEKKVDERTSEIRVTVKKLQSTIAELDTFIYRASHDLKGPISRINGLTSLAKLEASNPNDIKYYNLIELVAKDMNKLLAKLTQVHEVINCEVEKSVIDLPVMISDVRNTIKFLDPEDTAKYSFNLETTLQVKTDPFLLAIVLTNLMENSLIFRHSGKPCEINITTAQSETEYTITFTDNGAGIPPEHIDKVFNMFHRGSDQSKGSGLGLYLSQMAIEKLGGSIKVESEYNVYTKFTIIIPK; encoded by the coding sequence GTGCTCAGATACCTATCAACAATATTATTTCTAACTCTATCGCTGAACTCAATTGGTCAAGTTCACGAAGGCCTTGAAATTAAAATCTATAAGAATACTGATATTAATGCTTCTAGGTCCAACATAACTATTACAGAGCACAAAAGTGGCTTATTGGTTCTGGCTAATTATGAAGGATTAATAAGCTATGATGGCAATAAATGGAGACTAGAATTTGGAGGAGAGATCGTACCTTGTATCTATTATGATTCAATACATAATTTATTACTTTATGGTGGAAAAAACCACTTTGGTTATATCTCAATTAATAGTAAAGGGTTATTTGTGCTTAATGACTTATCAAAACTGGTTCCTGAAATACCATCCTCATTTATTACATGGAGAATTTTCAGCACAGATGAATTAGTTTTATTTAGTACTAACAAAGGTATTTTTCTTTGGGAAATTAAAGAAAAAGATAGCATTGATTACTTGGGAAATGGAACACGAATGTTCTATGATCGAACTAATCTATATTACTCCCAAGGTGACTCTATATTATATCTGTTTGATGGAAATAAAAGAGTATTAAAAACTTCAATACCTCAAGAAGATATGCGACTTGCATCCGTTTTTCAACAAAATAACAGCTTTATCTTTTTATATGATGATGGGAATGTAATCGGACCAAACATTTTCAAATCTAAAGTAAATGATAAAATTCTATACCCATTCTTTTTAAAGGACTCATCACTCTTATTTACTAATGCTGAAAATGGCATTCAACTGTTTGACAAAAACTTATTAGAAATAACTTCATTAAATAAAGAAAATGGCCTTGCAGATGGCTTTACTAGACATGCCGAAGAAGATCGTCTTGGTAACATATGGGCCACATCCACAAACGGACTTTCACATGTCAAAATTGGGTCTCCATGGCAAATCCAAGACTTTAGTCAATCACAAGAATCCTTCCAAGTCACTTTTCTGCATAATAATATGTTTTTAACAGCCACTTCGAAGCATATCATAAAAATAGAAGAAGATAAACAAACGAACTTAGCTATTGATCTATTTCAAAGTATGGATGTTCTAGATAATCGAATTATTTTAGGCACAAGGCAGGGTATACAATTGCTCAATCTAAATTTAGAAATAGTTGATAGCATAAACCTTCCAATCACAGCATTTGTAAAATTTATAGACCAAAACCATTTACTTGTCAGTCAATCAAGTGACACCTATCTTTTTAAAATTAGTAATAATGAGCTGAAACAAATCAAACGATTGAACTTACCACATCCTGTTTTTTATGATTCAAAAATTCATAATGGAAAAGCATGGTTTACTACTAAATTTGGAGAGGTATTTATTGTCAATGTGGATAATGGAACATTTGAGAAATTTTCAAACATTGATGGTTTAGACTTCAAAAGAGAGTGTTCTTTACTCATTATTGATGACCAGATATTCACCACAGTAGGAAATAAATTGTATAAATTTTCTACTAAAAAGAATTCTTTCGAATATGCTTACACGTTTAAAGAGGGCATAATAAAGGCAATTCAAGAAATAGGCGATAATTATATAGTATTTGGAGAAAATAATCTAAATGAGAAGTTTTTATATGAAGTAAATTTTTCTGCAAATTCTTACCACATTGAGTCATACAAATTCAACAACTTCCCATTTCGAGAACTTGAGGATATCGATTACGATGGCAAACGATACGTTTATTTCACCACTGCTGACAATATTTACAAATTCGATACTCAAAACACTAACTACCTCAACACCAAGTTCAACACGCTGATAAGAAATGTAAGCAGCATAGATTCAACTTTATCACGAGGATACTACACTGTCTATACGTCATCAGACACGATTCCAAGAATTAGCACCAATCAAACCAAAGAGGCAATACCTAGCCTAACGTATGATTATAACTCAATCAGATTTGAATACGCTGCTACATTTTTAGAGCTACCTGAGAAAACTAAGTATTCCTACTCCTTGGAGGGCTATGATAAAACATGGTCGGAATGGACTAAGGAAACCACAAAAGAGTATACCAACCTTTCTCCGGGCCAATATACATTTAAAGTGAAATCTCTAAATGTATTTAAAGAAGAAGGAACTACAGCCACCTACACTTTTACGATTCTTCCTCCTTGGTATATGACAACCTGGGCCTATGCCTTGTTTGCTATAGGTGGTGTTTTAAGTATCTGGTTTATTGTTTTGGCTTATTCTTACCGCGTAAGGTTGCAGCGCAGAAAACTGAAGCTCATTGTAGCAGATAGAACTTTCGAAGTGCTATCTCAGAAAAAAGAAATAGAAAAGCAGAACGAAAAACTTAAAGAACAGTTTGAGGAAATCCAGCAGCAGCGAGATGATATCAATGAAAAAAATCAGGAGTTGGAATTATCGCAGGAAGAAATTCTAAGTATTAATGAACGGCTACAAGAGCTCAATTCTTCTTTAGAGAAAAAAGTGGATGAGCGTACTTCTGAAATTAGAGTCACGGTTAAAAAGTTGCAATCTACTATCGCTGAGTTAGATACTTTCATTTATAGGGCATCGCATGACTTGAAAGGCCCCATCAGTAGAATTAACGGACTAACTTCTTTAGCTAAATTAGAAGCCAGCAACCCTAATGACATTAAGTATTATAACTTAATTGAGTTGGTGGCTAAGGACATGAATAAGTTGCTAGCCAAGCTTACCCAGGTGCATGAGGTAATTAACTGCGAAGTGGAAAAGAGTGTTATTGACCTACCTGTAATGATTTCAGATGTTAGAAATACCATCAAATTTCTAGATCCTGAGGATACAGCCAAATATTCCTTCAACCTCGAAACCACATTGCAGGTAAAAACTGATCCTTTTCTGCTCGCCATAGTACTTACCAACCTGATGGAAAACTCACTCATTTTTAGACATAGCGGAAAGCCGTGTGAAATAAATATCACTACGGCTCAAAGTGAGACTGAATACACCATCACTTTTACTGATAATGGTGCTGGTATACCCCCAGAACATATAGATAAGGTATTTAATATGTTCCATCGTGGGTCAGACCAGTCCAAAGGAAGTGGACTAGGATTATACTTATCGCAAATGGCTATCGAAAAATTAGGTGGAAGTATTAAAGTTGAAAGTGAATATAATGTTTATACGAAGTTCACTATAATAATTCCAAAGTAG
- a CDS encoding glycine-rich domain-containing protein, protein MQILEKELDNELSLAENEEVVIQGFMDRYDVDYEEAKEIFEETKKFLELASDMSQEGQSLFVDKPLLIIDEMWHTFILHTKQYMQFCLGKFNRFIHHVPTSNKEKMALNERLSTNPSLVLQEQEEKLKDQYSRIYDKFGADTLLKWYETWPTKYTPEYIGKIKKAV, encoded by the coding sequence ATGCAAATACTTGAAAAGGAGCTAGATAACGAACTTTCTCTTGCAGAAAATGAGGAGGTAGTTATTCAAGGCTTCATGGACAGATATGACGTTGATTACGAAGAAGCTAAAGAAATCTTTGAAGAGACAAAGAAGTTTTTAGAATTAGCTTCCGATATGAGTCAGGAAGGACAAAGTCTTTTTGTTGACAAACCACTACTTATCATTGATGAGATGTGGCATACTTTTATACTTCATACCAAACAATACATGCAGTTTTGTTTGGGAAAATTCAATCGTTTCATACATCATGTTCCTACAAGCAATAAGGAAAAAATGGCATTGAATGAACGATTATCTACTAATCCTTCACTGGTTTTGCAAGAACAAGAAGAGAAGTTAAAGGATCAATATTCAAGGATTTACGATAAGTTTGGTGCTGACACTTTATTAAAGTGGTATGAAACATGGCCAACTAAATATACCCCCGAATATATTGGTAAAATAAAAAAGGCTGTTTAA
- the aepX gene encoding phosphoenolpyruvate mutase: MKKTTQFRKMLLSKELEFIMEAHNGLSAKIVEEAGFKGIWGSGLSISAALGVRDNNEASWTQVLDVLEFMSDATTIPILLDGDTGYGNFNNMRRLVKKLEQRDVAAVCIEDKLFPKTNSFIGGENQPLADIDEFSGKIKAAKDTQQDPDFSVVARLEAFIAGWGLDEALRRADAYHNAGADAILCHSKKADSSDVDAFMKEWGDRCPVIIVPTKYYSTPTDHFRDLGVSMAIWANHNMRASIKVMQDTTKRIYDDQSLINVEGNVVTVSEVFRIQGADELKEAEKLYLPTTGKKVNNIILAASQGSLGELVKDKPKTLLEVNGKSLLSTQIDEFNQVGIKDITVVRGFAKDKISLGNIKAVDNDDFASTKELYSLYLAKDEIKENTVISYGDIIFKKYVLHELLNDTNDITLIVDADSKKPTGDKDLVRASKKYSKKNFRGTAKFKSMGIELEKKAHGEFIGLWKVNSNGSEIVRKALDTLSKDKNFKQMTCTDLFNEIAKEHTIAVKYISGAWLDVDTMVDYQEAGKLRI; encoded by the coding sequence ATGAAAAAAACTACCCAGTTTAGAAAAATGCTCCTTAGCAAGGAGTTAGAATTTATAATGGAAGCTCATAATGGGCTTTCAGCAAAAATAGTTGAAGAAGCAGGTTTTAAAGGCATATGGGGCAGTGGTCTGTCAATATCAGCGGCATTAGGTGTAAGAGATAACAACGAAGCCTCCTGGACTCAGGTACTTGATGTGCTGGAGTTTATGAGTGATGCCACCACTATTCCAATACTTTTAGATGGCGATACTGGTTATGGAAACTTCAACAACATGAGAAGGCTGGTGAAAAAACTGGAGCAAAGAGATGTTGCAGCCGTTTGTATAGAAGACAAGCTGTTTCCTAAAACTAATTCATTTATAGGCGGTGAAAATCAGCCATTAGCAGATATTGACGAATTTTCCGGCAAAATAAAAGCGGCAAAGGATACTCAACAAGACCCTGATTTTTCTGTGGTGGCCAGACTTGAGGCATTTATTGCAGGCTGGGGATTAGATGAAGCATTGAGAAGAGCAGATGCCTATCATAATGCCGGAGCTGATGCGATCCTTTGCCACAGCAAAAAGGCTGATTCTTCAGATGTTGATGCATTTATGAAAGAATGGGGTGACCGTTGCCCTGTCATTATTGTTCCTACAAAATATTATTCTACGCCAACAGATCATTTTAGAGACTTAGGTGTAAGCATGGCTATTTGGGCGAACCATAATATGCGTGCTTCTATAAAGGTAATGCAAGACACCACGAAGCGGATTTACGATGATCAATCATTGATAAATGTAGAGGGCAACGTAGTGACCGTTTCTGAGGTGTTTAGAATACAAGGTGCAGATGAGTTGAAGGAAGCTGAAAAACTGTATTTACCAACAACAGGTAAAAAAGTGAATAATATAATCCTTGCCGCTAGCCAGGGTTCACTGGGAGAGTTAGTAAAAGACAAACCTAAAACCTTATTAGAGGTTAATGGTAAATCATTATTAAGTACTCAAATTGATGAATTTAATCAGGTTGGTATTAAGGATATTACGGTGGTGAGAGGTTTTGCAAAAGACAAAATAAGCCTCGGTAACATCAAGGCAGTTGATAACGATGATTTTGCCTCTACTAAAGAGTTGTATTCACTCTATCTGGCCAAAGATGAAATAAAAGAAAACACCGTTATCAGCTATGGAGACATCATTTTTAAGAAATATGTTCTTCACGAATTATTGAATGATACCAATGACATTACTTTGATTGTTGATGCAGATAGCAAAAAACCAACGGGTGACAAAGATCTGGTAAGAGCAAGTAAGAAGTATAGTAAAAAGAACTTCAGAGGCACTGCCAAATTCAAGTCCATGGGTATTGAATTAGAAAAGAAAGCGCATGGTGAATTTATTGGTTTATGGAAGGTTAATTCAAATGGATCTGAGATTGTAAGAAAGGCATTAGATACGTTGAGTAAAGACAAGAATTTCAAACAAATGACTTGCACTGATCTATTTAATGAAATCGCCAAAGAACATACAATTGCGGTAAAATACATTAGCGGTGCCTGGTTAGATGTAGATACTATGGTTGATTATCAAGAAGCAGGTAAA